The Caldisericia bacterium DNA window AACTATAAATATGGCTATCTTTTTGTCCCTAAGTTCCAACTTGTGATTATCAAGGAAAGAAATGACACTTTTTAAAGGTCTTTCCCAGTATATGGGTGAACCAATGATAAAAAATTTGGTGGAGCAGACGGGATTTGAACCCGTGGCCTCCTGAGTGCAAATCAGGTGCTCTCCCACTGAGCTACTGCCCCACGCTCTAAAAATTATACCACAAATTTTATATGATACAATTAATTTATGAAGGTTGTTGTAAAGATAGGCACAGCATCTCTCACCAATGAAGAAACTGGTTTCCCAAAACCTGAAATTTTAGGTGAAATCTCAGAGGCATTTTCATACATGATAAAGAAAGACATAAAGCCTGTTCTTGTAACCTCTGGAGCTATAGGCCTTGGATTAAAACCTTTGGGATTTAAAAAGAGACCTAAAACCATTACTCTTAAACAAGCTGCAGCAGCTGTAGGTCAGGGACTTTTAATGCACATATACTCACAATTCTTCTCCCTTCTTGACATAAAAATCGCCCAGATTCTCTTAACAAGGGAAGATATAATAAACAGGGAAAGATACATAAATGCCCAAAGAACTTTTGAAACTTTACTTCAAAAAGGTATTGTTCCCATAGTAAATGAAAATGATGTCGTAGCAGTAGAGGAAATTAAATTTGGTGATAATGATACGCTCTCTGCCATAGTATCAACAATAATTGACGCAGATATGCTAATAATACTGACGACCACTGATGGAGTTTACACTAAGGACCCCACAACACATAAAGATGCAAAGAGAATAAAGGTGGTAAAGGAATTTACTGATGAAATCTTCTCCTATGCAGCGAAAACAAAAACATCTCTTGGAGTAGGAGGAATGGAGACAAAGATAAAAGCAGCAAAGATAGCTACAAGCGTAGGAGTAAAGGTTATAATAGGAAGCGGAAAAAATCCTTATAAGACCATTGTTGGTGCCATAGAAGGAGAAGATGTGGGAACCCTATTCTTACCAAAAAAGAAACATCTTGATTCAAGGAAAAGATGGATACTCTACGGTTTAACTCCAAAGGGTGAGATAATCATTGATGAAGGAGCAAAAGAAGCCATAAAAGATAGAGGCAAGAGTTTACTTGCTGCAGGAATTGTTGATGTAAAGGGAAATTTTATGGCAGGAGAAACTGTGAAAGTGATAGATAGAAAGGGAAATTTCATTGGACAGGGAATTGTTAAATACTCTTCAGAAGTATTAAAAAACATAAAAGGAAAGAAAACAAAGGAGATAGAAAGAATCCTTGGCTTTCTACCCTTTGAAGAGGTTATACATAGGGATGATCTTTCAATAATATAAAGGAGGTTTGTATGGAAGGATTAAACTACAAAGAGAAGAATGTGTGGGAGGTCTACAACGAGAAAGAGATTGAGGAAATCTCTAAAGATTACGTCTTATTTATGTCCAGGGTAAAAACTGAAAGAGAGTTTGTTAAAGAGGCAGAAAAATTACTTAAACAAAAAGGTTTTTCCAATATCGATGAGAAAGGTGTTCAATCAGATAAACTCTACAGGAAATTTAAAGAGAAATCCATTATTATTTTTCTCAAGGGAAAAAGAAGAATAGAAGAGGGTTTCAATCTTATCACAGCACACCTTGACTCACCAAGAATAGACTTAAAGCAAAAACCTCTTTATGAGGAAGGGAAACTTGCCTTCTTTGAAACACACTATTATGGAGGTATAAAGAAGTATCAATGGGCAACTATACCCTTAGTGTTGAGAGGGGTTATTGTAAAGGAAGATGGAAGTATTTTAGAGATTAATACAGAGAATGACGGATATTTCTTTACAATACCTGATCTCCTTCCTCATCTTGGAAGAAAACAGATGGAGAAAAAGGCAAAAGAGGTTATACCTGGAGAGAATCTTAACTTACTCGTGGGTTCAAAACCATTAAAGGACGAAAAGGAAGAAAAGATTAAGAAAAACATCCTAAGCATACTAAATGAACTATATGGAATCAAGGAAGAGGATTTTATTTCAAGTGAACTCTCCTTGGTGCCTGCTGGAGAGGCAAGGGAGGTTGGATTTGACAAGAGTTTCATCCTCTCCTATGGACACGATGACAGGATCTGCTCATACGCTGCTCTTAGAGGAATACTTGACATTGATAAACCGGAGAAATGGGCTATTGTTTATCTTGTAGACAAAGAGGAGATAGGCTCAGAAGGAAATACATCTGCTCAATCCATGTTTTTTGAGGAAACTTTACTTAAATTTGTAAAAGATTACTCTAAACTTTTATCAATATACTTAAAATCCAGTGTTTTATCAGGTGATGTTAACGCAGCATTTGACCCAAACTATAAAGAGGTCTTTGAACCAAAAAATACGGCATTTATAAATCAAGGAGTGGTAATTACAAAATTTACAGGAAGTGGTGGAAAGTATCACTCCAATGATGCAACCGCCGAATATGTTGGAAAGGTAAGAAAACTCTTTAACGAGGAAAAGGTTGTATGGCAAACAGGAGAGTTGGGTAAAGTGGATGAAGGTGGTGGAGGAACAGTAGCTTTGTTCTTCGCAAGAAAAGGAATGGATGTTATAGATTGTGGTCCAGCAGTTCTCTCCATGCATGCTCCTTTTGAGGTTGCATCAAAAGGTGATTTGTACGCAACATTCCATGGATATAGGGTGTTTCTGGAGAAGTTCTAATGGAGATAGGAATAATAGGTCTTCCAAATGCTGGAAAATCCACTCTTTTTAAGGCACTTACTGGAAATGAGGTTAATATAGAGGCATTTCCCTTCTCTACAGTAAACCCCAATATAGGGGTTGTAGCTGTGCCAGATGAAAGGTTAAAAGTTATAGCAGATATTATAAAACCTGATAAGGTCATTCCGGCATTTATTAAATTTTACGACATTGCAGGGCTTGTAAAGGGTGCATCAAAGGGAGAGGGACTTGGAAACAGGTTCCTCTCCGAAATAAGAGCAACATCTGGTATTGTTGAAGTTGTAAGATGTTTCAAAGACGAGAGTATAGCTCATGTGGAGGGAGAAGTTGACCCTGTAAGAGATATAGAAATAGTTCACCTTGAGATAGTTATGTCTGACCTTGAAATAGTGGAAAGAAACCTTGAGAAAATCTCTCATGCATACAAATCTGGGAAAAAGGAATTAAAACATGAGTATGAAGCTTTAAGTTTCGCCAGAGAGACATTGAATAAGGGGAAATGGTTAAGAGAAGAGGAACTCAGAGAGGAATGGATAGATGTTTACAAAAATTATAACCTCCTTACAATAAAACCATTAATAATAGTTGGAAATATTGGAGAAGATGAATTGATAGGTGAAGAAACAGAGGAGATGAAGAGGCTTAAGGAATTTACAAAACTAAAGGGTTATCCACTCATATTTATTTCCTGTAAACTTGAAGCAGAGATAGTAAACATGGATGAAAAAGAGAAAAAAGAGTTTCTCTCTGATATAGGTATTAAAGAAACTGGTTTAGAAAAATTAATAAAAGAATCCTATAAACTACTCGATTTAATAACCTTCTTTACATATGCAAACAATATCCTACAAGCCTGGGCTATAAAAAGAGGCACTTTGGCTCCCCAGGCAGCAGGTAAAATCCATTCAGATATGGAAAAAGGTTTTATAAAGGCAGAAGTTATAAATTTTGAGGATATAAAGAGAGTCAACTCTTTACATCAAGCAAGGGAAAAAGGTCTTATAAAGATAGAAGGTAGAGAATACGTGGTTCAGGACGGAGACATAATATACTTTAAATTTAACGTTTAGTTTTCTTCAGCTTAAGTCTACAGTTTTTACAAATTCCGTAGATTTCAACTATGTAGGAAACAGGGGTAAAATCTTCTCCAGATTTCTTTATACCTAAAAGTTTCATAAATTTCTCTGGTGGAATTCCCTTTATCTCTTCAATCTTTCCACAATCACTACATATAAGATGAATATGCGGTTCATGGGAGAGTTCGTAGCTCATGTGTCTTTTGGAAAATGTGGATTTCTTTACTATTCCAGCTCTCTCAAGAATCTTTAATGTTCTATAAACTGTTGTAAGACTCACACCTTTTTTCTTTAAAGCTCTATATATATCCTCTGCTGAGAGATGTTTTCCCCTGTTCTTCTTTAAAAAGGAAATTATTTCCCTTCTTCCTTTACTCATTCTGTAACCAAGATCGGTTAAGGTCTTTTCTATCATGTTTCCTCCCTCTCCAAATATATAAAGAAAAGTTTTAAAATGTTTAATATTAAAAGATCCCTTATCCTGCTCCTTGTTCCAGAAAGTAAAAACCTTTTGGATAGGATACCCTCCTCCGAATATACAGATGAGTAGACAAGTCCTTTTCTCTTATTCTCAAGCACTGAGGGACCAAGATTCCCTGTGACTGATATACCATAGTAGGAGTTTAGTTTCTCTTTTACCCTTTTAGCCATTTCAATGGACATCTCCTCACTTACAACACCAAACTTTTCAACTATGCTTTTATCCACACCAAGAACATCTATCTTAACCTCTGTCTGATAGGTAACGATACCTCCTTTAAAGAAATCCGAAGAGCCCGGAAGCAGGGAGAGGAAAGAGGAGAGATAACCCCCTGTACACGATTCAGCAGTGGAAAGGGTTCTCTCCCTTGAGATAAGAAAATGCTTTATCTTAAATAAAAGTTCTTTATCAGTCCTTTCTAAAGTATAGGGAAGCAAGTTTTCCTCCAAGTTTTGCATTGTTAAGAAGCAGTGAGATATTTGACTTAAGAGTTCTACCCTCACTTCTCTTGTGTAGCTCAGAGAGTATGTAGGGAGTAACATCCTTACCTCTTATCCCCTCCTTATCAATGTCAGAAAGAATCTCCTTCATAAGACCTTCAAAATATCCTCTGTCTATCTCATCTTCCTCTGGTATAGGATTAACCACTAAAAGGGAGGTGTTTGAAACCTTATCCCATACCTTTATAAAATCCACCAACTCTTCAACAGAATCCACATATGCATCAAGGGAAATATCAGTTTCTCTAAAGTAAAATCCTGGTAGTTTCTTTGTCTTAAACCCAACTACACCAATACCAAGGGTCTCAAGAAGTTCCCATGTCTTCTCTATATCAAGAATTGATTTAAAACCGGATGATACAACAACCACCTTGTACTTACTCATGGCAACAAGATCTGCTGAAATATCTAAGACATTGGGCATACCTCTATGAACCCCTCCTGTTCCACCTGTAACAAAAAACATGAGATTAAACAACCTCATTACAGAAATGGAACCTGAAACAGTAAGCGCTCCACTCTTCTTTTGTGCCAGAAGATAGGGTATATCCCTCATATTTGCTTTAACGATTCCTTTACCTTTTCCAAAGAATTCAAAGTCCTCCTCAGAGAATCCAATAACTATTTTACCCTCCTTGATGCCAAGTGTAAGAGGTATACTACCCCCTTCCCTTACTTTGGACTCCATATCCTTTGCAAGCTTCACATTATCTGGATATGGAAGACCAAAGGTTATTACAGTACTTTCCAGACAAACATGTGGAAAGAAAGGACTCTTAAATTCAGAAGAAAAGGATAAAAAGTTCTTCATAGTTTCTCTCCTTTTTCATATGGTATTCCATCAGCAGCAGGTGGCGTTGCTCTTCCAACAAATCCTGCAAGAACAAGAAGAGTTAGAATATATGGAAGGGCAAGGAAGAACCC harbors:
- the proB gene encoding glutamate 5-kinase, with the translated sequence MKVVVKIGTASLTNEETGFPKPEILGEISEAFSYMIKKDIKPVLVTSGAIGLGLKPLGFKKRPKTITLKQAAAAVGQGLLMHIYSQFFSLLDIKIAQILLTREDIINRERYINAQRTFETLLQKGIVPIVNENDVVAVEEIKFGDNDTLSAIVSTIIDADMLIILTTTDGVYTKDPTTHKDAKRIKVVKEFTDEIFSYAAKTKTSLGVGGMETKIKAAKIATSVGVKVIIGSGKNPYKTIVGAIEGEDVGTLFLPKKKHLDSRKRWILYGLTPKGEIIIDEGAKEAIKDRGKSLLAAGIVDVKGNFMAGETVKVIDRKGNFIGQGIVKYSSEVLKNIKGKKTKEIERILGFLPFEEVIHRDDLSII
- a CDS encoding aminopeptidase, whose amino-acid sequence is MEGLNYKEKNVWEVYNEKEIEEISKDYVLFMSRVKTEREFVKEAEKLLKQKGFSNIDEKGVQSDKLYRKFKEKSIIIFLKGKRRIEEGFNLITAHLDSPRIDLKQKPLYEEGKLAFFETHYYGGIKKYQWATIPLVLRGVIVKEDGSILEINTENDGYFFTIPDLLPHLGRKQMEKKAKEVIPGENLNLLVGSKPLKDEKEEKIKKNILSILNELYGIKEEDFISSELSLVPAGEAREVGFDKSFILSYGHDDRICSYAALRGILDIDKPEKWAIVYLVDKEEIGSEGNTSAQSMFFEETLLKFVKDYSKLLSIYLKSSVLSGDVNAAFDPNYKEVFEPKNTAFINQGVVITKFTGSGGKYHSNDATAEYVGKVRKLFNEEKVVWQTGELGKVDEGGGGTVALFFARKGMDVIDCGPAVLSMHAPFEVASKGDLYATFHGYRVFLEKF
- the ychF gene encoding redox-regulated ATPase YchF; its protein translation is MEIGIIGLPNAGKSTLFKALTGNEVNIEAFPFSTVNPNIGVVAVPDERLKVIADIIKPDKVIPAFIKFYDIAGLVKGASKGEGLGNRFLSEIRATSGIVEVVRCFKDESIAHVEGEVDPVRDIEIVHLEIVMSDLEIVERNLEKISHAYKSGKKELKHEYEALSFARETLNKGKWLREEELREEWIDVYKNYNLLTIKPLIIVGNIGEDELIGEETEEMKRLKEFTKLKGYPLIFISCKLEAEIVNMDEKEKKEFLSDIGIKETGLEKLIKESYKLLDLITFFTYANNILQAWAIKRGTLAPQAAGKIHSDMEKGFIKAEVINFEDIKRVNSLHQAREKGLIKIEGREYVVQDGDIIYFKFNV
- a CDS encoding transcriptional repressor; its protein translation is MIEKTLTDLGYRMSKGRREIISFLKKNRGKHLSAEDIYRALKKKGVSLTTVYRTLKILERAGIVKKSTFSKRHMSYELSHEPHIHLICSDCGKIEEIKGIPPEKFMKLLGIKKSGEDFTPVSYIVEIYGICKNCRLKLKKTKR
- a CDS encoding CinA family protein, which produces MLPYTLERTDKELLFKIKHFLISRERTLSTAESCTGGYLSSFLSLLPGSSDFFKGGIVTYQTEVKIDVLGVDKSIVEKFGVVSEEMSIEMAKRVKEKLNSYYGISVTGNLGPSVLENKRKGLVYSSVYSEEGILSKRFLLSGTRSRIRDLLILNILKLFFIYLEREET
- a CDS encoding pseudouridine-5'-phosphate glycosidase, which translates into the protein MKNFLSFSSEFKSPFFPHVCLESTVITFGLPYPDNVKLAKDMESKVREGGSIPLTLGIKEGKIVIGFSEEDFEFFGKGKGIVKANMRDIPYLLAQKKSGALTVSGSISVMRLFNLMFFVTGGTGGVHRGMPNVLDISADLVAMSKYKVVVVSSGFKSILDIEKTWELLETLGIGVVGFKTKKLPGFYFRETDISLDAYVDSVEELVDFIKVWDKVSNTSLLVVNPIPEEDEIDRGYFEGLMKEILSDIDKEGIRGKDVTPYILSELHKRSEGRTLKSNISLLLNNAKLGGKLASLYFRKD